One genomic window of Streptomyces sp. NBC_01276 includes the following:
- the glgB gene encoding 1,4-alpha-glucan branching enzyme: MSAARQPSPTVRDKAAPEPAAPAAPKGSRTPRARRAAPPHGVRPAPALAAEERARLLEGRHHDPHAVLGARTQRGGVAFRVLRPYAKAVTVVAKGLRAELLDEGDGLFSGLLPLTGVPDYRLLVTYDSDEIEVHDPYRFLPALGELDLHLIGEGRHEELWTALGSQPMEHQGVAGTRFTVWAPNALGVRVTGDFSYWDAVAYPMRSLGASGVWELFLPGVAEGALYKYEITRPDGGHTLRADPMARYAEVPPANASIVTASRYVWQDAEWMARRGARAPHQAPLSVYELHLASWRPGLSYRQLAEQLPAYVKELGFTHVELMPVAEHPFGGSWGYQVTGFYAPTSRMGTPDDFRFLVDALHRAGIGVIVDWVPAHFPRDDWALAEFDGRPLYEHQDPRRAAHPDWGTLEFDYGRKEVRNFLVANAVYWCQEFHVDGLRVDAVASMLYLDYSREEGDWSPNAHGGREDLDAVALLQEMNATVYRRCPGVMTIAEESTAWDGVTRPTDAGGLGFGLKWNMGWMHDTLRYVSKEPVHRKYHHHDMTFGMVYAFSENYVLPISHDEVVHGKRSLVSKMPGDWWQQRATHRAYLGFMWAHPGKQLLFMGQEFAQGSEWSETYGPDWWVLDSSYPAAGDHLGVRNLVRDLNRTYTASPALWERDSVPEGFAWVESDAADDNVFAFLRFARDGSPLLCVSNFSPVVRHGYRIGVPQEVGQWREVLNTDLEPYGGSGVHHARALRPEPVPAQGRAVSLRMTLPPMATVWLRP; the protein is encoded by the coding sequence GTGAGCGCCGCACGACAGCCGTCACCGACCGTCCGCGACAAGGCCGCACCCGAGCCCGCCGCTCCGGCCGCACCGAAGGGGTCCCGCACCCCCCGGGCCCGCCGCGCCGCCCCGCCCCACGGGGTGCGGCCGGCCCCCGCGCTGGCGGCGGAGGAACGGGCCCGGCTGCTGGAGGGCCGCCACCACGACCCGCACGCGGTGCTGGGGGCCCGCACGCAGCGCGGCGGGGTGGCCTTCCGGGTGCTGCGCCCGTACGCGAAGGCCGTCACGGTGGTCGCCAAGGGGCTGCGGGCGGAGCTCCTCGACGAGGGGGACGGGCTGTTCTCCGGGCTGCTGCCGCTGACCGGGGTGCCGGACTACCGGCTCCTGGTGACGTACGACAGCGACGAGATCGAGGTCCACGACCCCTACCGGTTCCTGCCCGCCCTCGGCGAGCTGGACCTGCACCTGATCGGCGAGGGCCGGCACGAGGAGCTGTGGACGGCGCTCGGCTCGCAGCCGATGGAGCACCAGGGGGTGGCGGGCACCCGGTTCACGGTGTGGGCGCCCAACGCCCTGGGCGTGCGGGTGACCGGGGACTTCTCGTACTGGGACGCGGTCGCGTACCCGATGCGCTCGCTGGGCGCGAGCGGCGTGTGGGAGCTGTTCCTGCCGGGGGTGGCCGAGGGCGCCCTGTACAAGTACGAGATCACGCGCCCGGACGGCGGCCACACGCTGCGCGCCGACCCGATGGCCCGGTACGCGGAGGTCCCGCCGGCCAACGCCTCGATCGTGACCGCCTCCCGGTACGTGTGGCAGGACGCGGAGTGGATGGCGCGGCGCGGGGCGCGGGCGCCGCACCAGGCGCCGCTGTCGGTGTACGAGCTGCACCTGGCGTCCTGGCGGCCGGGGCTCTCGTACCGGCAGCTGGCGGAGCAGCTGCCGGCGTACGTGAAGGAGCTGGGGTTCACGCACGTGGAGCTGATGCCGGTCGCCGAGCACCCCTTCGGCGGGTCCTGGGGCTACCAGGTCACCGGGTTCTACGCGCCGACCTCGCGGATGGGCACGCCGGACGACTTCCGCTTCCTCGTCGACGCGCTGCACCGGGCCGGGATCGGGGTGATCGTCGACTGGGTCCCCGCGCACTTCCCGCGCGACGACTGGGCGCTGGCCGAGTTCGACGGGCGGCCGCTGTACGAGCACCAGGACCCGCGCCGGGCGGCGCACCCGGACTGGGGGACGCTGGAGTTCGACTACGGCCGCAAGGAGGTCCGCAACTTCCTGGTCGCCAACGCCGTGTACTGGTGCCAGGAGTTCCACGTGGACGGGCTGCGCGTGGACGCGGTGGCCTCGATGCTGTACCTGGACTACTCGCGCGAGGAGGGCGACTGGTCGCCGAACGCGCACGGCGGCCGGGAGGACCTGGACGCGGTGGCGCTGCTCCAGGAGATGAACGCGACGGTGTACCGGCGCTGCCCGGGGGTGATGACGATCGCGGAGGAGTCGACCGCCTGGGACGGGGTCACGCGGCCGACGGACGCGGGCGGGCTGGGCTTCGGGCTGAAGTGGAACATGGGCTGGATGCACGACACGCTGCGGTACGTGTCGAAGGAGCCGGTGCACCGCAAGTACCACCACCACGACATGACCTTCGGGATGGTGTACGCCTTCAGCGAGAACTACGTGCTGCCGATCTCGCACGACGAGGTGGTGCACGGCAAGCGTTCGCTGGTGTCGAAGATGCCCGGTGACTGGTGGCAGCAGCGGGCCACGCACCGCGCCTACCTGGGCTTCATGTGGGCCCATCCGGGCAAGCAGCTGTTGTTCATGGGGCAGGAGTTCGCGCAGGGTTCGGAGTGGTCCGAGACGTACGGCCCGGACTGGTGGGTGCTGGATTCCTCGTACCCGGCGGCCGGTGACCACCTGGGCGTACGGAACCTGGTGCGCGACCTGAACCGCACGTACACGGCCTCGCCGGCGCTGTGGGAGCGGGACAGCGTGCCGGAGGGCTTCGCGTGGGTGGAGTCGGACGCCGCCGACGACAACGTGTTCGCGTTCCTCCGGTTCGCGCGGGACGGCTCGCCGCTGCTGTGCGTGTCGAACTTCTCCCCGGTGGTGCGGCACGGCTACCGGATCGGGGTGCCGCAGGAGGTGGGTCAGTGGCGCGAGGTCCTCAACACCGACCTCGAACCGTACGGCGGGAGCGGCGTCCACCACGCCCGTGCGCTGCGCCCCGAGCCGGTGCCGGCCCAGGGGCGTGCGGTGAGCCTGCGGATGACGCTCCCGCCGATGGCGACGGTCTGGCTCAGGCCGTAG
- a CDS encoding thioredoxin family protein, whose protein sequence is MTHAHGVPEVTDTDFTAEVLEERGRPVLVEFTADWCGPCRQLAPVLSAVAAEEADRLKVVQIDVDRNPATAARYGVLAAPTLFVFRGGEPVRQMVGARAKRKLLQELEEHLEQRPVATA, encoded by the coding sequence ATGACCCACGCCCACGGCGTACCCGAAGTGACCGACACCGACTTCACCGCGGAGGTACTGGAGGAACGGGGCCGGCCCGTCCTGGTGGAGTTCACCGCGGACTGGTGCGGACCCTGCCGCCAGCTCGCCCCCGTCCTGTCCGCCGTCGCGGCCGAGGAGGCGGACCGACTGAAGGTCGTCCAGATCGACGTCGACCGCAACCCGGCCACCGCCGCCCGCTACGGGGTCCTGGCCGCCCCGACGCTGTTCGTCTTCCGGGGCGGCGAGCCAGTCCGCCAGATGGTCGGCGCCCGCGCCAAGCGGAAGCTGCTCCAGGAACTCGAAGAGCACCTGGAGCAGCGCCCGGTCGCTACGGCCTGA
- a CDS encoding MerR family transcriptional regulator, whose protein sequence is MRIGELAKQAGTSTRTLRYYESRGLLAARRTGNGYRDYDEGDLRLLRQIRILQDFGFELEETRPFVDCLRAGHPAGDSCPASLAVYRRKLDELDGLIGQLAGVREQVARQLAAAEEAAGSAAGQGAGEPPAPRCEMTG, encoded by the coding sequence ATGCGCATCGGCGAACTGGCGAAGCAGGCCGGGACCAGCACACGGACCCTCAGGTACTACGAATCACGCGGGCTGCTGGCCGCCCGGCGGACGGGCAACGGCTACCGCGACTACGACGAGGGCGACCTGCGGCTGCTGCGGCAGATCCGCATCCTCCAGGACTTCGGCTTCGAACTGGAGGAGACCCGCCCCTTCGTCGACTGCCTGCGCGCCGGCCATCCGGCCGGGGATTCCTGCCCGGCCTCCCTCGCCGTCTACCGGCGCAAGCTCGACGAGCTCGACGGCCTCATCGGCCAGCTCGCCGGCGTCCGCGAGCAGGTCGCCCGGCAGCTGGCCGCCGCCGAGGAGGCAGCCGGCAGCGCCGCCGGCCAGGGCGCCGGGGAACCGCCCGCGCCGCGCTGCGAGATGACCGGCTGA
- a CDS encoding helix-turn-helix domain-containing protein, with the protein MAPGHVAYGLRAQYGLLVAPETVMAWERGEQSPSATELTALAGVLWCAPGELLAEPVSLREHRMARGLDPDDLARRIGLDANAYQKMEDTGRWKGNERQSAALASVLGLTLAQFVAATGKEEELAGLLRSAVTTRWQAYTKPLAKLLPVPKAHLERVLETMHNDYQSRMVATLSWGGGGGAAGTGDAGREFLAEIVDRFWALAGGAG; encoded by the coding sequence ATGGCTCCCGGTCATGTCGCCTATGGCCTGCGCGCCCAGTACGGACTGCTCGTCGCGCCCGAAACCGTGATGGCGTGGGAGCGGGGGGAACAGTCCCCCAGCGCCACCGAGCTCACGGCGCTCGCCGGCGTGCTCTGGTGCGCCCCGGGCGAACTGCTCGCCGAGCCCGTCTCCCTGCGCGAACACCGCATGGCGCGCGGCCTGGACCCCGACGACCTGGCCCGGCGGATCGGGCTGGACGCGAACGCGTACCAGAAGATGGAGGACACCGGGCGCTGGAAGGGCAACGAACGGCAGTCCGCGGCCCTCGCCTCGGTGCTCGGCCTGACCCTGGCCCAGTTCGTGGCGGCGACCGGCAAGGAGGAGGAGCTCGCCGGACTGCTGCGCAGCGCGGTCACCACCCGCTGGCAGGCGTACACGAAACCGCTGGCCAAGCTGCTGCCGGTGCCCAAGGCCCATCTGGAGCGGGTCCTGGAGACGATGCACAACGACTACCAGTCGCGGATGGTGGCCACCCTGAGCTGGGGCGGCGGCGGGGGCGCGGCCGGGACCGGGGACGCGGGCCGGGAGTTCCTCGCGGAGATCGTGGACCGGTTCTGGGCGCTGGCCGGCGGTGCGGGATAG